A single window of Salvia splendens isolate huo1 unplaced genomic scaffold, SspV2 ctg713, whole genome shotgun sequence DNA harbors:
- the LOC121791077 gene encoding uncharacterized protein LOC121791077, translating to MELVYLLCSIISTTITSLLLSVLLPFRRISTADRRNSVSLYQGTVFHERRRPVHHSFRYSVRYALIDLDNAPDPPRNHLTAEEARSASHTNGPVFLLTIPPSVGYEQNPLSVYYCYDVEGETQTLTKCIAEVTNTPWGERVTFLFNPNSDLVAKPLHVSPFMDMMGRWSLRTNEPADNLHIVISVQHPELGNYFTASLTAKRVAPSSSDNHSWFFWLMPHKVALWIYWHALKLWWKNVAFVQHPRYQNSTYREDAIKRDEGICLCPSFGNKEALNHLRGAKTLNNRCFTWTDAKWPWC from the exons ATGGAGTTGGTGTATCTCCTTTGCTCCATCATCTCCACCACCATCACCTCCCTCCTGCTGTCCGTCCTCCTCCCCTTCCGCCGCATCTCAACCGCAGATCGCCGTAACTCCGTTTCTCTATACCAAGGCACCGTCTTCCACGAGCGCCGCCGCCCTGTGCACCACTCATTCCGCTACTCCGTCCGCTATGCCCTTATTGACCTCGACAATGCGCCGGATCCACCGCGCAATCACCTCACCGCCGAGGAAGCACGCTCAGCCTCCCACACCAACGGACCGGT TTTTCTGTTGACTATACCTCCAAGCGTGGGATACGAGCAAAATCCGTTGAGTGTGTATTATTGCTATGATGTTGAAGGCGAAACGCAAACTCTTACAAAATGTATTGCTGAG GTTACTAATACTCCTTGGGGTGAAAGAGTGACATTTCTATTCAATCCAAACTCGGATTTAGTTGCTAAGCCTCTTCATGTCAGCCCTTTCATG GACATGATGGGGAGATGGAGCTTGAGAACGAACGAACCTGCTGATAATCTCCATATAGTTATATCAGTACAGCACCCTGAACTAGGTAACTACTTCACTGCATCATTGACAGCAAAAAGAGTTGCGCCTTCATCGTCAGACAATCACTCATGGTTCTTCTGGTTGATGCCCCATAAAGTCGCGTTATGGATATATTGGCAT GCTCTCAAGCTTTGGTGGAAAAACGTAGCGTTTGTACAGCACCCAAGATATCAAAATTCAACATATCGAGAAGATGCTATAAAACGTGATGAGGGTATCTGTTTGTGTCCATCATTTGGGAACAAGGAGGCGCTCAACCATCTGAGAGGAGCAAAAACATTGAATAATCGCTGCTTCACTTGGACCGATGCTAAATGGCCCTGGTGTTGA
- the LOC121791079 gene encoding protein TIFY 5A-like, translating to MKRNCNLELRLVTPSMLDLNDESSNKKQQLTIFYNGKMACCDATELQARAIISLANRETEEKSSKNFPAMNSPVYSAATGLSMKRSLQRFLEKRKSRAQTISPYSITRQ from the exons ATGAAGCGCAACTGCAATTTGGAGCTTCGCCTCGTCACGCCTTCCAT GTTGGATTTGAACGACGAGAGTTCGAACAAAAAGCAGCAGCTGACAATTTTCTACAATGGAAAAATGGCTTGTTGTGATGCAACGGAGCTTCAG GCGAGAGCGATCATATCGCTGGCGAACCGAGAAACGGAGGAAAAATCGAGCAAGAATTTTCCGGCGATGAATTCGCCGGTGTATAGTGCGGCGACCGGGCTGTCGATGAAGAGGTCGCTGCAGAGATTTCTGGAGAAGAGAAAGAGTAGGGCTCAAACGATATCGCCATACTCGATTACCAGACAATAG